The following proteins come from a genomic window of Winogradskyella sp. PC-19:
- a CDS encoding exonuclease domain-containing protein: MYAILDIETTGGKFNEEGITEIAIYKFDGHEIVDQFISLVNPEREIQPFVVNLTGINSKMLRNAPKFYQVAKRIVEITEGCIIVAHNSSFDYRILKTEFKRLGFPYKRKTLCTVELSKQLIPDMESYSLGKLTRALGIAISDRHRADGDAKATVKLFKMLLNKDLKKEIITQAVKTEQKSKIASNLKAIVEEMPNETGVYYIHNEASEIIYIGKSNNIKKRITQHFTGTNSKSKKIQALVSSVSYEKTGSELIALLKESEEIKKNKPLLNRALKKHLFSHGLYQFTDTNGYVNLRVDSATKAETPITTFTNRQSANHFINNAVINYELCQKLTGLEKTKSSCFNYGIEECHGACINKESVEAYNNRIYNFIDLHSYENKNMLIIDRGRYVDEKSVVVIENGTFKGLGFFDLNHQINNTEVLLSLITPMSNNRDNQHIIQSYVRRNKKRIKISTF; this comes from the coding sequence ATTTACGCAATACTTGACATAGAAACTACTGGCGGAAAATTTAACGAAGAAGGCATTACAGAAATTGCTATATATAAATTTGACGGCCATGAAATAGTAGACCAATTTATAAGTCTTGTTAATCCAGAACGAGAAATTCAGCCTTTTGTAGTTAATCTTACAGGTATAAATAGTAAGATGTTACGAAATGCACCAAAATTCTATCAGGTTGCAAAACGTATTGTAGAAATTACTGAAGGCTGTATTATTGTAGCACATAACTCTTCTTTTGACTACCGTATTTTAAAGACAGAATTCAAACGTTTAGGTTTTCCATATAAAAGAAAAACACTTTGTACAGTCGAGCTATCTAAACAATTGATTCCGGATATGGAATCATATAGTTTAGGCAAATTAACTCGTGCTTTAGGGATTGCTATTAGTGATAGGCATCGCGCTGACGGTGACGCAAAAGCTACTGTCAAGCTCTTTAAAATGCTATTAAATAAAGACCTTAAAAAGGAAATTATCACACAAGCTGTAAAGACTGAACAAAAATCAAAAATAGCTTCGAACTTAAAAGCTATAGTTGAGGAAATGCCAAATGAAACTGGTGTTTACTACATTCATAATGAAGCAAGTGAAATTATTTATATTGGAAAAAGTAACAATATCAAAAAACGAATTACCCAACACTTTACTGGTACCAATTCTAAATCAAAAAAAATTCAGGCACTAGTCTCTTCGGTATCTTACGAAAAAACAGGAAGTGAACTTATTGCATTATTAAAAGAAAGTGAAGAGATTAAAAAGAACAAACCATTACTTAACAGAGCCTTAAAAAAGCACTTGTTTTCGCATGGACTTTATCAGTTTACTGACACTAATGGTTACGTAAATCTACGAGTAGATAGTGCAACAAAAGCAGAAACCCCAATAACAACCTTTACAAATAGACAAAGTGCAAACCACTTTATTAATAATGCCGTTATTAATTATGAACTCTGTCAAAAACTCACTGGTCTCGAAAAAACCAAATCAAGTTGTTTTAATTATGGTATTGAAGAGTGTCATGGTGCATGTATCAATAAAGAATCTGTAGAAGCTTATAATAATCGTATCTATAATTTTATAGATTTACATTCTTACGAAAACAAAAATATGCTCATTATAGACCGCGGAAGGTATGTTGATGAAAAAAGTGTTGTTGTCATTGAAAATGGCACATTTAAAGGCCTAGGTTTTTTTGATTTGAATCATCAAATTAATAATACTGAAGTTTTACTCTCTCTAATTACACCCATGTCAAATAACAGAGATAATCAACATATCATACAATCTTACGTTAGACGAAACAAGAAAAGAATAAAAATTTCTACATTTTAG
- a CDS encoding YggS family pyridoxal phosphate-dependent enzyme, producing MNIKQNLNKIKSQLPNHVVLVAVSKTKPISALMEAYDAGQRIFGENKIQEMADKWETMPKDIQWHMIGHVQRNKVKYMAEFVDLIHGVDSLKLLKEINKQAKKHQRIINCLLQIKIAKEDSKFGLSPEDAKSILTSDELLELENIKIVGLMGMATFTDDMQQVESEFNLLKSTFTELPEVDSHNCKLQTISMGMSGDYQIAIDCGSTMIRVGSSIFGARNYN from the coding sequence ATGAACATAAAACAAAATCTAAATAAAATAAAGTCTCAATTACCAAATCATGTCGTTTTAGTAGCCGTTTCTAAAACAAAACCTATTAGTGCCTTAATGGAAGCTTACGATGCTGGTCAACGCATTTTTGGAGAAAATAAAATCCAAGAAATGGCTGACAAATGGGAAACTATGCCAAAAGACATACAATGGCATATGATTGGTCATGTACAGCGCAACAAGGTCAAATACATGGCTGAGTTTGTGGATTTAATTCATGGTGTAGACAGCTTAAAACTACTTAAAGAAATAAACAAACAAGCAAAAAAACACCAACGTATCATTAATTGTCTACTTCAAATTAAAATAGCAAAAGAAGATAGCAAATTTGGTTTATCGCCCGAAGATGCAAAAAGCATTTTAACTTCAGACGAACTTTTGGAATTAGAAAACATCAAAATTGTTGGCCTAATGGGTATGGCAACATTCACTGATGATATGCAACAAGTCGAGAGTGAATTTAACCTTCTAAAATCTACATTTACAGAACTTCCTGAAGTTGATAGTCATAACTGTAAATTACAAACTATTAGTATGGGTATGAGTGGTGATTACCAAATAGCCATAGATTGTGGCAGTACTATGATACGTGTTGGTAGCAGTATTTTTGGAGCAAGAAATTACAATTAA
- a CDS encoding DUF1015 domain-containing protein: MAKITPFRAVRPTRDKVSLVASRSYQSYTQPEREARLDYNPYSFLHIVNPGYKYDKEISGKERYQLVKNRYQEFKEDGVFVQDKKASFYIYRIVDRDHQVFNGIVAAASVEDYKNDVIKKHEDTIESRETVFKDYLKTVGFNAEPVLLTYPDNDNISIIVSEIQKQRAEFEFTTTYRDTHYLWQIDNENDISVISDAFTEMEVLYIADGHHRSSSSTLLQKELKAENNNHTGNETYNSFMSFLIPESELKLHEFYRVIRDLNGMSKEEFLIQLDTVYRIENRGIMPYKPSKAHHFSMYLDGEFYSLYLRKNDYKFKTSLDALDAQLLYDTVLKPILGIDDLRNNTRIDYLSGKKDIVNLKSMVDSNEFKVGFGMIPATIEQMKAIADEGLKMPPKSTYIEPKLRSGVTIYEF, translated from the coding sequence TTGGCAAAAATAACTCCATTTAGAGCAGTACGTCCAACACGAGATAAAGTAAGTTTAGTGGCATCTCGCTCATATCAAAGTTATACTCAGCCAGAACGCGAAGCACGATTAGACTACAATCCGTATTCTTTTTTACACATTGTAAATCCTGGTTATAAATATGATAAGGAGATATCTGGTAAAGAACGTTACCAACTCGTAAAAAACAGGTATCAAGAGTTTAAAGAAGATGGTGTCTTTGTTCAGGATAAAAAAGCATCTTTTTATATCTATCGCATTGTAGACAGAGACCATCAAGTCTTTAATGGTATTGTTGCTGCAGCCAGTGTCGAGGACTACAAAAATGATGTTATAAAAAAACACGAGGATACTATCGAAAGTCGTGAGACTGTCTTTAAAGACTATCTAAAAACAGTAGGTTTCAATGCCGAACCTGTACTACTCACCTATCCTGATAATGATAATATTTCAATCATAGTTTCAGAAATACAGAAACAACGCGCTGAGTTTGAATTTACGACTACATATAGAGACACTCATTATTTATGGCAAATAGATAACGAAAATGACATTAGTGTTATTTCTGATGCTTTTACAGAAATGGAAGTACTCTATATTGCAGATGGACATCACCGTTCGTCTTCATCTACGCTTTTGCAAAAAGAATTAAAAGCTGAAAACAATAATCATACTGGCAACGAAACTTATAACTCTTTTATGAGTTTTTTGATTCCTGAATCTGAATTAAAACTTCATGAGTTTTACAGAGTTATAAGAGACTTAAACGGCATGTCCAAAGAAGAGTTTTTAATTCAATTAGATACTGTGTATCGTATCGAAAATAGAGGTATTATGCCTTACAAACCGTCTAAAGCACATCATTTTAGTATGTATTTAGATGGAGAATTCTACTCCTTATACCTCAGAAAAAATGATTATAAATTTAAAACATCTCTTGATGCTTTGGACGCACAATTACTTTATGACACCGTTTTAAAACCAATACTAGGCATTGACGATTTACGCAATAATACGCGTATAGATTATTTAAGCGGTAAAAAAGATATCGTTAATTTAAAAAGTATGGTCGATAGTAACGAATTCAAAGTTGGTTTTGGTATGATTCCAGCAACAATTGAACAAATGAAAGCCATAGCGGACGAAGGTCTAAAAATGCCACCAAAGAGCACTTATATTGAGCCTAAGTTACGAAGTGGTGTTACTATTTATGAGTTTTGA
- a CDS encoding 3-hydroxyacyl-CoA dehydrogenase family protein: MKNVAVIGAGTMGNGIAHTFAQSGFKVQLIDISEASLKKGMDTIAKNLDRMVAKERISEDDKSETLGNIETFTSITEGVESASLVVEAATENLDLKLKIFRELDEACPDDTILATNTSSISITQIGAVTSRPELVIGMHFMNPVPIMKLVEIIRGYNTSDEVTNTIMELSKTLGKIPTEVNDYPGFVANRILMPMLNEAIETLYNGVAGVTEIDTVMKLGMAHPMGPLQLADFIGLDVCLSILNVMYDGFKNPKYAPCPLLVNMVRAGKLGVKSGEGFYDYSESRKAENVAKQFSK, from the coding sequence ATGAAAAACGTAGCAGTCATAGGCGCAGGAACGATGGGTAATGGAATAGCCCACACATTTGCACAATCTGGTTTTAAAGTTCAACTAATAGACATAAGTGAAGCATCTCTAAAAAAAGGCATGGATACCATTGCTAAAAATTTAGATAGAATGGTGGCTAAAGAAAGAATATCAGAAGATGATAAATCTGAAACATTAGGAAACATAGAAACTTTTACAAGTATCACTGAAGGCGTTGAATCTGCCAGCTTAGTAGTCGAAGCAGCAACAGAAAATTTAGATTTAAAACTTAAAATATTCAGAGAGCTTGATGAGGCATGTCCTGATGATACTATTTTAGCCACAAACACTTCCTCAATTTCAATCACACAAATTGGTGCTGTAACATCTAGACCAGAACTAGTTATTGGTATGCATTTTATGAATCCTGTACCAATTATGAAACTGGTTGAAATCATCAGAGGTTATAATACAAGTGATGAAGTGACTAATACGATTATGGAATTATCTAAAACATTAGGTAAAATCCCTACAGAAGTTAATGATTATCCAGGTTTTGTAGCAAACCGTATATTAATGCCAATGCTTAATGAAGCTATTGAAACGCTTTATAATGGTGTAGCTGGTGTTACAGAAATTGATACTGTAATGAAGCTTGGTATGGCACACCCAATGGGACCACTTCAACTAGCAGACTTTATTGGTCTAGATGTTTGTTTGTCTATATTAAACGTTATGTACGACGGATTTAAAAACCCAAAGTATGCACCATGTCCATTATTAGTAAATATGGTTCGTGCTGGTAAACTTGGTGTAAAATCTGGTGAAGGCTTCTATGACTATTCAGAAAGTAGAAAAGCAGAAAATGTAGCTAAACAATTTTCTAAATAG
- a CDS encoding Gfo/Idh/MocA family protein — translation MLNAGVLGAGHLGKIHLRLLNQSKKYNLVGFYDADPENAQKVVEEFGYKYFDTIDALIDAVDVVDIVTPTLSHYDCAKKAISKGKHIFIEKPITNTVEEAETIRTLVAEHGVKGQVGHVERFNPAFIGVKDQIENPMFIETHRLAEFNPRGTDVPVVLDLMIHDIDIILSVVNSPVKHISASGVSVISETPDIANARIEFKNGCVANLTASRISLKNMRKTRFFQKDAYISVDFLEKKCEVVKMKDAPENPGDFDMILQNAEGLKKQIYFDNPEIENNNAILDELETFADAINNNTKPVVTLHDGTEALRVANMIINQF, via the coding sequence ATGCTAAACGCTGGTGTTCTTGGTGCTGGTCACCTTGGAAAAATTCATCTAAGATTACTCAACCAATCTAAAAAATATAACCTAGTTGGCTTTTACGATGCTGATCCCGAAAATGCTCAAAAAGTTGTCGAAGAATTTGGTTACAAATACTTTGATACAATTGATGCATTGATTGATGCTGTAGATGTTGTAGATATTGTAACACCTACACTAAGCCATTATGATTGTGCAAAAAAAGCAATTTCGAAAGGCAAACATATTTTTATTGAAAAGCCAATTACAAATACAGTCGAAGAGGCTGAAACTATTAGAACTTTGGTTGCAGAGCACGGCGTTAAAGGGCAAGTTGGTCACGTAGAGCGTTTTAATCCTGCTTTTATTGGTGTAAAAGACCAGATAGAAAACCCAATGTTTATCGAGACACATCGTCTTGCAGAATTTAACCCTCGAGGAACTGATGTCCCTGTGGTTTTGGACTTAATGATACACGATATAGACATTATTTTAAGTGTTGTTAACTCACCTGTGAAGCACATATCCGCAAGTGGTGTTTCTGTAATTAGTGAAACTCCAGATATTGCTAATGCCCGTATTGAATTTAAAAATGGTTGTGTAGCTAACTTAACAGCAAGTCGTATTTCATTAAAAAACATGCGCAAAACACGTTTCTTTCAAAAGGATGCTTATATATCAGTAGATTTCTTAGAAAAGAAATGTGAAGTTGTAAAAATGAAAGATGCTCCAGAAAACCCTGGTGATTTCGATATGATTCTTCAAAATGCTGAAGGCTTAAAAAAACAAATCTATTTCGACAATCCTGAAATAGAAAACAATAATGCAATTTTAGACGAGTTAGAAACATTTGCTGACGCAATTAATAACAACACAAAACCAGTAGTAACCCTACATGATGGTACTGAGGCTTTGCGTGTTGCAAATATGATTATCAATCAATTTTAA
- a CDS encoding protein-L-isoaspartate(D-aspartate) O-methyltransferase — MKDTFKHQGMRQQLVQILIDKGIKDEKVMAAIAKIPRHLFMDSGFIDHAYQDKAFPIGADQTISQPYTVAFQSELMQIKSGDKVLEIGTGSGYQTAVLIELGAKVFSIERQKELFKKTSKFLPKLGYRAKKLIFGDGYKGLPDEAPFKSIIVTAGAPFVPKPLLSQLEIGGRLIIPVGDAIQTMNLFIRKGPKEFEQHELGEFRFVPLLEDKN, encoded by the coding sequence TTGAAAGATACATTTAAGCATCAAGGTATGCGACAACAATTAGTTCAGATTCTTATAGATAAAGGAATAAAGGACGAAAAAGTTATGGCGGCTATTGCAAAAATACCAAGACACTTGTTTATGGATTCTGGTTTTATAGATCATGCATATCAAGACAAGGCGTTTCCTATTGGTGCAGATCAGACCATTTCTCAACCATACACTGTCGCTTTTCAATCTGAGTTGATGCAAATAAAATCTGGAGATAAAGTTCTTGAAATAGGAACGGGTAGTGGTTATCAAACTGCTGTATTAATAGAGTTAGGTGCTAAGGTATTTTCTATTGAACGCCAAAAAGAGCTGTTTAAAAAAACATCTAAATTTTTACCAAAATTAGGTTATCGTGCTAAGAAATTAATTTTTGGCGATGGCTATAAGGGCTTACCTGATGAAGCACCTTTTAAAAGTATAATTGTTACTGCTGGCGCACCGTTTGTTCCCAAACCACTATTATCTCAATTAGAAATTGGCGGACGCTTGATTATCCCTGTAGGAGACGCTATACAAACAATGAACCTTTTCATAAGAAAAGGACCAAAGGAATTTGAACAGCACGAACTCGGTGAGTTTCGTTTTGTGCCCCTTTTAGAGGATAAGAATTGA